Genomic DNA from Pseudomonas sp. CCC3.1:
CGTTGCCGGTGACCTACATCATTGATGACAAGGGCAAGGTACGGGCCCAGATGCTGGGCGAACAGACGGCTGCCGGGGTGTTGGCCAAGATCAAGGAATTGAAGGGTTAATAAACGTAAAGCAACTCGATACCCGTAGCAGCTGCCGAGTTCTGCGAGGCTGCGTCCGGCGGCGTAGCCACCGTAAAATCAGTTATCGCGATCTTTGAGAAAGATCCGACTTTCAGGATTTACGATCGCTTCGCAATCGGACGCAGCCTCGCGGAACTCGGCAGCTGCTACGGGATATTGAGCCAAGGACGCTTAACTGTCTTCCGGCCACAGCCGCAACGGCTGGCCTTCGGCGGGCCAAAAACGCACTTGCTCAATCGGCGAGATGTCCCAGCGCTGTACGGTCTGCAAGGCCTTGAAGAACCGTTGCTCTTGCTCCATCAGCGCCGGGGCACAGGCTTTGCGGGTGCTGCCCACGCCACCGAAGGTCAGCTTCTCGCCGTCCAGGGCGTAGGGCGCGAACCAATGGTTACAGCCGCCACTGCCGTAGGCCCGACCCGCGTCGTCGAAGGTCACGGTCAGGTGGCTGTAGTCAATCAAGGGCCGTTCGCCAATCCATTCCACCACGTAGGTGTGGTTGTGCTGCAACTGCGGCGAGTTCCCTGCGCAGCCTGCCAGGCTGGCGCCGAGCAACGCTAACAGGAAGGGGCGTTTCATAGCGCGGCCTTTTGGCAGTGTGGGCACAGGTGCTTGGCGCCTTCAGTGCTCCAGCCCAGCTCGGTAATACGCGCGCTGGCCGCTGGCTTTTGCGCTTTGGTGCCCAGCTTGGCGTCGACCGCGAACTCGAATTTCAGCTCTTTGGCGCACGCGTCGCAATTGACTTGCCATTGGTGAATCGCCAACTCGCCGAATACCGGACCGTTGGCGACGGCCACCCACTGACCGCGCGGATTGATCAGGTGACGGACTTTTTCGACGCTCAGGCGCATGGACAAGTCCTTGCTGCCTTTGAGGGTCACAATCAGCACGTCATTGTTCTGGATCGAGCCACCGTTGCCGGTGACTTGGTAGCGGCCTGGCATCAGGGCGCGGCATTCGATCAGGGTGTGCTGCGGGCTTAGCAGGTTGTAGCGGAAATCGTGTTCGACCATGGGTCCTCCAAATAGGCCGCTATGCTAGCACGCGCTAGCCTTCGATCAGGTTTTGTGGCGTGCCTTCGCGCCAGGCGGCGATGTTGTTCAGCGTGGTGCTGGCAATTGCGCTCAGCGCCTCGCGGGTCAAGAACGCCTGGTGAGCGGTGATGATCACGTTGGGGAAGGTCAGCAGGCGCGCCAGCACATCGTCTTGCAAGGGCAGGTCGGAACGATCCTCAAAGAACAGCTGCGCTTCTTCTTCGTAGACATCCAGCCCCAGATACCCCAGTTGCCCGCTTTTGAGCGCTTCGATCAGTGCCGGTGTGTTGACCAGCGCACCGCGCCCGGTGTTGATCAGCATGGCGCCGTGTTGCAGGGTGGCCAGCGACTGGCTGTTGATCAGGTGTTTGTTGTCGCCCGTCAGCGGGCAATGCAGGCTGATGATGTGCGAGTTGGCCAGTAACTCAGGAAGGCTCACGTATTGCGCGCCCAAGGCCAGCAGTTCGGCGTTGGGATAGGGATCAAAGCACAGCAGCTTGCAGCCAAATCCGGCCATGATCTTGCCGAAGGTTGCGCCGATCTGGCCGGTCCCGACCACGCCGACGGTTTTGCCCACCAGGTCAAATCCGGTCAAGCCGTGCAGCGTGAAGTCGCCTTCACGGGTGCGGTTGTAAGCGCGGTGCAGGCGGCGGTTCAGCGCCAGAATCAAGGCCACGGCATGTTCGGCGACGGCGTGCGGTGAGTACGCGGGTACACGCACCACGCTCAAGCCCAGGTGTTTGGCGGCGGGCAGGTCAATGTGGTTATAGCCCGCCGAGCGCAAGGCAATCAGGCGGGTGCCGCCTGCGGCCAGTTGTTCGAGTACCGGGGCGCTCAAGTCGTCATTGATAAACGGGCAGACCACTTCGTGACCGTGGGCCAGGGCCGCGGTGTCGATGCTCAGGCGCGCAGGTTGAAAGTGCAGCTCAAGGTCGTCGGGCTGCGGGGCGGCGATAAAACTGTCGCGGTCGTAGGTCTGGCTGCTGAAAAGAAGGGTGCGCATGAGTTCTTCCTTGGTGTGTGGCCTTTGTAGGAGCGAGCTTGTCTCGCGGTCTTTTAAAGATCAAAAGATCGCGAGACAAGCTCGCTCCTACAGGGGGTATGTTTTACGCCATGCTGCGGGCTTCCTCGGCCAGGCGGATGATGGCCAGGTCCAGTTCGTCGAGGGCGGCTTCAGCTTGCGGGTTGTCTTGTTTAAGCAGGGTTTCGCTGCGTTGGCAGGCCGCGCGCAATTGCGGCACGCCGCAGTAACGGGTCGCTCCGTGCAAGCGGTGCACGCGCTCGATCAGCACGGCGTTGTCCTTGGTGTCTCGCGCTTCAAGAATCAACCGGCGATCGGCCTCCAGCGATGCCAGCAGCATGGCCAGCATGTCGGCGGCCAGGTC
This window encodes:
- a CDS encoding META domain-containing protein, which produces MKRPFLLALLGASLAGCAGNSPQLQHNHTYVVEWIGERPLIDYSHLTVTFDDAGRAYGSGGCNHWFAPYALDGEKLTFGGVGSTRKACAPALMEQEQRFFKALQTVQRWDISPIEQVRFWPAEGQPLRLWPEDS
- a CDS encoding 2-hydroxyacid dehydrogenase, translated to MRTLLFSSQTYDRDSFIAAPQPDDLELHFQPARLSIDTAALAHGHEVVCPFINDDLSAPVLEQLAAGGTRLIALRSAGYNHIDLPAAKHLGLSVVRVPAYSPHAVAEHAVALILALNRRLHRAYNRTREGDFTLHGLTGFDLVGKTVGVVGTGQIGATFGKIMAGFGCKLLCFDPYPNAELLALGAQYVSLPELLANSHIISLHCPLTGDNKHLINSQSLATLQHGAMLINTGRGALVNTPALIEALKSGQLGYLGLDVYEEEAQLFFEDRSDLPLQDDVLARLLTFPNVIITAHQAFLTREALSAIASTTLNNIAAWREGTPQNLIEG